GTTGCTAAAGACATAACAGAATCTTTGCGCTGGCTTCGGCTTTCTGCCCAGAATGGTCTGGCGGAAGCAATGGATGCTCTAGGTTATATTTATGACATAGGTGATGTCGTCGAAGAAGATGATCTGGAAGCCGTGAAGTGGTATGAGGCTGCTGCACAACTTGGGCTCCCTGAGGCCCAAGCTCACTTGGCCGATATGTATTTTTTTGGGGAAGGCGTCGAAGAGGATGTAGAGACGGCGTTTCTATTGAACAAACTTGCTGCAGAACAGGGGCTCGCGGGAGCCCAATATCATCTTGGGGTCATGTATGCCAACGGAAGGGGTGTGAAGGAGGATAATATTAAGGCAGCAAGATGGTACCTGGCAGCCGCAGAACAGGGACATGCCGGGGCTCAGTGTCTTCTTGGCTTCATGTACAGAATTGGTGAAGGTGTGGCAGAAGATGATGAGGAAGCAATAAAATGGTTTCGTAAGGCAGCGGAACAAGGGGACGCAGAGGCCCAATATCGACTTTCTCTGATGATTATCGAGAAAGCTGACACCGAGGTAATGCAAAGATTAAGTATCTTTTGGATGAAACAGGCGGCGGAGAACGGTAATGCTGAGGCAAGAGAACTCATGGAGGAAAACAAAAATTCGCCAAAGCAGACAAAGCTATTAGAGGACACATGATGAGTTGAGGCCTATTGCTTGTTTCACATACTTAATTTCTCAAATTTCAATGCGTGTTCGACCCACAACGGCGGTATCGGTCACTCGGAACCGCTCGATCGCGTTATCAGCTTCCATCATTTCTGTGGTCCCAAGTACACCGGGGCCGGTTCCAGCCGTGCCATTCAAAACATCGTTGGGATGTTTTTGATCAACCATGCCTAAATTTACCGTGGCAAGGTCGTAGCCCATGAGGCGTTGGATGTCCTGAGGGTAAGTACGGACTTCTTCCATGGGAACTGCTAAGTACTGGTTTTCTTCTTGGCGCAACCAACCTAGCGAATAATGGAGCGCAACTCCGCAACGCGGGCCATTGGAGCGGTTGGCACCTCCACCGTGTATTAGGCTTCCTGTATAAATTAAAACGGACCCAGCATTCATCTCAGCCTGCACGATCTCTGAATCAGTGGGTTGCCGCCCATCGGCCCAGAGATGGCTCCCTGGCACTATTCGAGTGGCTCCATTTTCCAGAGTGAAATCGGTTGCGGCCCACATGGTGGCCAATGTAAGTGGTGGCGCTGGATTTTGGATGGGGTAGAAGCCAGTGTCACGATGCATCGTCTGGGCAGTTTCCCCAGGGGTCAGATGCATGGCGCCAGTAAAGTTGACCTGATACTGGACACAGTAGGGTCCAAGAACACGGTCCGCAGTGTCAAGTATAAGTCGATGTGTTAATAGATCTTGGGTTAGAGGACATCGACTCAGAAGAGCGCCAAAACGCTTTGTTTTATCGCCAAAGAATGGATCAGGATCACCGAGGTTTGCTGCCTTAAGGTGCGGCGCGAGTTGATCTGAAAGCGCAGAAATTGTTGACTTTTCGAGGACATCCCGAACAATTGCATACCCGTGATCACTTATGGAGTCTGCAACTTGGTCTGATGAAATATGTGCGTCAAAGGTCTGAAGACCAGTCATTTAATTATCCCTCCCATTACCCAACTAATATTATATTACTCTGCAAATGACAGCGGGCAAGGACTTCGATTCTCTTGCCGTCCCCATTGCTTCAACTCTCTAGATGAACTATTGCTTAGAAGCACCCCTGACCCCAAGGCCAAGAATAGCATAAATATGGTCTTCGAAAGTTTTGGTAATCACTTTCTCGCAGGTACTGAACATCCTTTGCATGCAGCTATCAGCTGCACTATTAACCTTTGATAATTCAAGGCATTGTTTGGGTGCCATATCGGTAGGGCACCGTGTGCCGTGAGTATCAACACTTATGGATCTATCGTCACCCATTCTCATGAAGGGCTTGAAGCGGTACGGTGTGGTTGGAGTGCATCTGCAACTTTCTCCCATAGTCTGCGGCACATGTACTATCGAATAGCGACTATCCTTGATGAATCGGGGCGGAGCCAAGAATATGTGTGTGACAGGGTACAGTTCCTCAATAGCTATGGTAGCGTTGAGTGGAAGTATATCGTCATTGATTGCCATATTTATTAGTGAAGGGAATCCGATAAAAACAGGGGCGCTGCCCCATTCTATTCCCGCGCGTGTAGGATCTGGTTTTAATGTGTCGTTAGTAGCTTTTACCATGTTTGGCCCCACCAGAACGAGTGCAGATAAAGTAAGAAACAGAGTCGCTCTTTGGCCAAAAGCTAAAGCAGTGATTAATAGGCCAGAGGAGAGGAAAACTATGTAAGGCATGGCAAAGCGATAGAGTCCTGAATATGAGGAGCTTTGACTATCAGTGAAAAAAAATAAAAAAATGAAGGTGCTAGTGGCAAGATTTGCTACAGCAACTCCTCTAAAATACCTATTGAAGCACATGCCCAACAGTAAAATTGCGGCTCCAACAATAAATCCTCCCGAAAAACCTCCAACAGAGTCGTAAATATTCCCGAAGTATATTGAGAAGTTATCGAGGGAATACCAATTTCCACGAAGCTCAAAGCCCCTTTGAGAGTTAGTAATTACCTGACTCGGAGAGTGATATCGCAAGTAAAGATACGAGAGAAATGGTAAGCCTGCGATAAATGCTGCGATATTTAATTCCCAAAATTTTCTGAAGTTTTGCCATGGTCTGCCAATCATCCAAATGGCGGGGATAGCAAGAATAAATGGTTCTTTTATGCAGGCCGCTAGGCCCATAAAAAACAGGGCCCCCGTAGCACCGTCGGCACGATAGCGAATGATCAACTCGATGGATAACAAGGCGCAGATTATCGCCCAAGGCTCGAGATATGATGAAGAAAAATAGTGAAGGCTTTCAGGCAACCAGAAAACAATCACTGCCCATGGAAAAACATCAATGGTCGGCCATTTTCGAAGGAAGATTGGGCGGAGCACAAACAGCCAAATCGCCGGAGCTAGCGCATTGCCAATTCTTGGCCCGTTCCAGAGGCGGTTCGTATCGAAAATGTAGACCAAGGTGTTGAAAGGTATATCCAAGAAATAGCCTGCTGACGGATACCTTAAGAATTCATATTCCCCGGTAATGCTTAAGAATGTGATAGTCCCAATCCAGATACTAATGACAAGCCAGCCACTGGCCGTCGTGTTTCTAAATTTCAGGATTAAAAAAGTTATCAGAATTAAAAATACTAAGAGCGTTGCCCGATTAAAAACGTGCAGATCGCCAAGTGATTTATTGGAGATATCTCCCATCCCTGGAGACATGGCCCAAAATGCGATAGTGCCGTAGGACATAGCCGTATGTGCCTGATGGTCGCCCCACAGTGGTAGGTCCTGATTGAAGGTACATAGAAAATATAAAATTATAGGAACGCTTATTACTAGGCCTATCGCTATGGAAGAGAAGCTTGGTCGTCCTAATGGGGAAGAGTTAGGAAAAATTTTACAGTTGGATAGCGG
This genomic stretch from Rhodospirillaceae bacterium harbors:
- a CDS encoding cobalamin biosynthesis protein CobT, with amino-acid sequence SWGLVVLVSVEAESEALEEKSIPTLIADAERGDVESQWLLGYLYKEGVKVEEDVEKSLRWTKLAAEAGHPRAQYNMAAFYMEGETVAKDITESLRWLRLSAQNGLAEAMDALGYIYDIGDVVEEDDLEAVKWYEAAAQLGLPEAQAHLADMYFFGEGVEEDVETAFLLNKLAAEQGLAGAQYHLGVMYANGRGVKEDNIKAARWYLAAAEQGHAGAQCLLGFMYRIGEGVAEDDEEAIKWFRKAAEQGDAEAQYRLSLMIIEKADTEVMQRLSIFWMKQAAENGNAEARELMEENKNSPKQTKLLEDT